Genomic DNA from Paenibacillus sp. KS-LC4:
CTTTCGCAGCATTTTCTGTGTCAGCATATTCGTGCCTATCATAATGATAAAAAGTACCGTTGCAATGGCCGAAGCATAGCCCATCTCAAAGCGAATCGAGCCATAGTCCATCAGGTGAGTAACTACCGTATGCGCAGCATAGTTAACGCTTGGAAAACCAGCCAGCGCAATCGAGATGTCCGCAACCGCGAAGGCACCGGTAATTTGCAGGACGGCCCCGAATAATAGCTGCGGCCTCATAGAAGGCAGCGTAATAAACCACAATTCCTGCCAACGATTGTTAATGCCATCAACGGCGCCCGCCTCGATCAACGTCTGATCAATCGTTTGCAGGCCCGCGATAAAGGCGAGAAAGCTCGTGCCCAGGCTCAGCCATAGCTGGACGAGAATGACGATCGGCAAAATATATTTCTCATTGGTCAGCCATAAAATCGGTTCCAGCATAAATCCATATTTGATTAGAAATCCATTTAAATAGCCGTAGCTATCTCCAGAAAATACGATCAACCAAATAAAAAACACATTGCCAGAAATGGATGGCGCATAGAAAATCAAGGTCATGACTGCACGAATCTTCGGTGACAGCTCATTGATGATCCATGCAAATAGAAAACAAGCGATATAGCTGACAGGGCCGGTAATGACCGCGAACATAAAAGTATTTTTCAAGGCAATCATGAATACATCGTCGTTAAGAAACAGTCTTGAATAGTTTTGCCAGCCAACAAAACGCGGAAATTCGAGCACATTAAAATAAAAGAAGCTCAGGCCTAAAGAGAATACGACTGGAATGACCGTAAATGAAAAGAAAATAAGCATATATGGACTCATCAAAATATAGTGATGCTTGTTTCTTTTCAGCTCCTTTAACGTATGTGCCCATTTGGATGTTTTCGTTGGCTGGATGAGCTTAGGAATGGTTTTACCTGTTGCTGTTTTAGCCTGCATCGGCTTTCACCCCAATCTAGTACGGTAAGTTGAATTCCTTTCGCTTAATAGCAATTTCATCATTAATGTACAAAATATAATCAGATAACGCCTCGCGTGGATTCTCATTTCCATTGACGACTTTTCGGAAGGCATTATCCAGATGCCTGCCCGTGAAATAGCCGCCTGGAACCTGCGGAATTCCTCTCACCCACTGCCATTGGCTCTCTAAATTTTGGTAGTCCTTTATCGGCCAAGGCAATTGCCCCAGCGCCTCCATATTTGCTGTCGGATAACGTGCAGCTTCACCCATCAGCCCTTCCATCTCGCGTCCGTAAGCCACTTGGGTGTCCTTGTCCGTCCACCACTTCATAAATTCCCATGCCGATTCCTTGTCTTTCGCATTCTCCAGCATCATCACTGCGGTTGTATGGCTTGCAACCTCATGATTGATCGAGCCGTTCTGCTGCTCCATGCCGGGCACGATTGTAAAGTCCCATAGTCCTTTAATTTCCGGCGCCATAACCGTCAGTGCATTGTAGGTCGTATAGTCCGCAATGCCAACGGGCATCTCTCCCGTCCGAAAGCGATTAGGGAAGTCCGCCTGCAAAGGGAACTTGTAGTTCGTATAAAACTGCGACCATCTCTTGAAGGCCTCCATCGCTATCTCGGAATCCAATGCGCTTTTTTTGTCCTCATCCCGATAGAACGCTCCGCCATTTTGGTACAGCAGCATCGCGAAAGTCGCGTTCGGAACGAGGTTCGCGTTATTCGTTACTGCCTCAATAGGCAAATAAATCTCCATATTATGCTTTTGAAGAACAGAGATCATGCTGTATAATTGCTGCCAGGTTTTAGGGGGCTTCAATTCCAGCTCCTCCAATATATCCTTGCGATAAAACAGCATGGGAAATGTCTGCTGCTCCGGAAGAGCATACACCCCGTTGCTGTACGCATACGGTTCCAGTGCGCTGTCGCGGAATCGAGAGGCTACCTCTGTAAAATCAGCGAAGCTCGATAAGTCCGCCGCGGCGTTCCGCATCGCATAGTTGACGGGGACCTCTTCGCCAATTTGCATGGCAACGTCCGGCCCCTCTTCAGCTAACGTGGCTGGTAGAAGAATGTTGCCCGGAACGAGCCTGAGCTTCACTGAAATATTCGATGCTGATGTAAAGGAATCGTCAATCAAGCTTTT
This window encodes:
- a CDS encoding sugar ABC transporter permease, translating into MQAKTATGKTIPKLIQPTKTSKWAHTLKELKRNKHHYILMSPYMLIFFSFTVIPVVFSLGLSFFYFNVLEFPRFVGWQNYSRLFLNDDVFMIALKNTFMFAVITGPVSYIACFLFAWIINELSPKIRAVMTLIFYAPSISGNVFFIWLIVFSGDSYGYLNGFLIKYGFMLEPILWLTNEKYILPIVILVQLWLSLGTSFLAFIAGLQTIDQTLIEAGAVDGINNRWQELWFITLPSMRPQLLFGAVLQITGAFAVADISIALAGFPSVNYAAHTVVTHLMDYGSIRFEMGYASAIATVLFIIMIGTNMLTQKMLRKVGE